CGCCGGCAGCGCCGCCAACCGCTCGACCACGCCCGCGACGCTGCCGCCGACCGGGGTCGGGTGGCGGGCGGAGGGGGGCGGCGGCATGCGACCATGGTCCCAAAGAGCGCCGACAGCGCTCTGCTCGGGCAACGCCCCGACCATCCGCGGTGCGACCAGCCTTTTACTCTGGTGTGCGCGACGCTGGTGGTCGTGGTTTCATATCACTGATCAACGGCCGGACGGGGGCCCCTGAAGTCCCCGGGTGCCACCGCAGCTGACAGGGAGTACACGTGGACCTCACCCTTGCGACACGCGACGCCGATGGCAAGACCATCGTTGCGGTCGGCGGGGAGATCGATGTCTACACAGCACCGAAGCTCCGGGACAAGATCACCGAGCTGGTCGCTGCGGGCGTCTACGACCTCGTCATCGACATGGAAGCCGTCGAGTTCCTCGACTCCACCGGCCTGGGCGTCCTCGTGGGCGGGCTGAAGAAGGTCCGCGCGCACGACGGGTCGCTGCACCTGGTGTGCACCCAGGACCGCCTGCTGAAGATCTTCCGCATCACCGGGCTGGCCAAGGTCTTCGTGATCCACCAGTCGGCCGACGACGCGCTCGCCGCCACCTGAGCCGAGCCCCTCGATCGACGACACGCTGTGGCGTGCGTCACGTGCGCGCGCGCTGAAGCGGTCGCCCGTGCGTAGAGTCTGCCTCGTTCCGTGAGACCTGGGTCACGTTCAGTGGCCCGGGACCCGCTCGTCCGAGTCGCAGGAGGCAGCACATGACGGGGATCGCTCCCGTTGTCGTTGAGGTCACCGGTGGGAACCTCGTCCTGGTCATCGTCGTCGCACTGATCGCGCTCGGCGCGCTCGCGATGGCAGCGATGTTCAGGGCAGAGGTCCTCGCCGCACCCGAAGGCACCGAAAGCATGAAGACCATCGCCCGTGCGGTCCAGGAAGGAGCCAACGCCTATCTGACCCGCCAGTTCCGGACCCTGGCCGTCTTCGCCGCCATCGCGTTCTTCGCGTTGCTGCTGCTCCCGGCCGACGACGCTGTCGTGCGGATCTTCCGGTCCGTGGCCTTCCTCGGCGGTGCGGGCTTCTCCGCCGCCGTGGGCTACCTGGGCATGAACCTCGCGGTGCAGGCCAACCTGCGGGTGGCCACGGCCGCCGAGACGCAGGGTCGCGACCCGGCGATGCACATCGGCTTCCGCACCGGCGCCATGGTCGGCATGCTGACCGTGGGCCTGGGCCTGCTCGGCGCGAGCCTCGTGGTGATCTTCTTCCAGGACAACGCACCCAAGGTCCTCGAGGGCTTCGGCTTCGGCGCCGCACTGCTCGCCATGTTCATGCGGGTCGGCGGCGGCATCTTCACCAAGGCCGCCGACGTCGGCGCCGACCTGGTCGGCAAGGTTGAGAACA
This Nocardioides dokdonensis FR1436 DNA region includes the following protein-coding sequences:
- a CDS encoding anti-sigma factor antagonist is translated as MDLTLATRDADGKTIVAVGGEIDVYTAPKLRDKITELVAAGVYDLVIDMEAVEFLDSTGLGVLVGGLKKVRAHDGSLHLVCTQDRLLKIFRITGLAKVFVIHQSADDALAAT